In one Tripterygium wilfordii isolate XIE 37 chromosome 22, ASM1340144v1, whole genome shotgun sequence genomic region, the following are encoded:
- the LOC119991231 gene encoding serine/threonine protein phosphatase 2A 57 kDa regulatory subunit B' theta isoform-like codes for MIKQILGRLPNKTSKSSESREFVGSSAPTSNASTSLNNGDLASDKPIDSRNASIQGLDPDSIGHSHGSMLTQFTSLKLNGNSVSAPYEALPGFRDVPSSEKQNLFIGKLRLCCVLFDFTDPTKDLKEKEIKRQTLLELVDYVTAANGKFTETVVLEVVKMLSVNLFRTLALQPHESKLSGALDLEEEEPSMDPAWPHLQIVYEFLLRFVASPEMDAKLAKRYIDHSFVLKLLNLFDSEDPREREYLKMILHRIYGKFMVHRLYIRKAINNIFFHFIFETEKFNGIVELLEFLGSVISGFATPLKEEHKLFLVRALMPLHKPKCLPTYHQQLSYCITQCVEKDCKLADTVIRGLLKYWPITNSSKEVLFLSKLEEILEATQPAEFQRCMVPLFRQIALCLSSSHFQVAERALYLWNNDHIEHLIRQNHKVILPIIFPAVGKNGRDHWNQVVQNLTLNVCKIFSAVDPELFEECLHQFQEDERKEEDIKARNAATWKHLEEIAATKSC; via the exons ATGATCAAGCAAATACTTGGTAGGCTTccaaataagacttctaagtcATCTGAGTCCCGTGAATTTGTGGGTTCATCAGCGCCAACTTCAAATGCGTCCACCAGTTTAAATAACGGTGACCTTGCAAGTGATAAGCCAATAGACTCAAGGAATGCATCAATCCAGGGTCTTGATCCCGATTCAATAGGCCACAGTCATGGAAGTATGCTTACCCAATTTACAAGTCTAAAACTGAATGGCAATTCAGTTAGTGCTCCATATGAAGCATTGCCAGGATTCAGGGATGTTCCTAGTTCTGAGAAGCAGAATCTATTTATTGGAAAACTGAGATTGTGTTGTGTTTTATTTGACTTCACTGACCCGACAAAAGACTTGAAAGAGAAGGAAATTAAGAGACAGACGTTGCTTGAGCTTGTCGATTATGTTACTGCTGCAAATGGGAAGTTCACAGAAACTGTTGTGCTAGAAGTTGTGAAGATGTTATCTGTGAACTTGTTCAGAACACTTGCACTCCAACCTCATGAGAGCAAGCTTTCTGGAGCCCTTGATTTAGAAGAAGAGGAACCATCGATGGACCCTGCTTGGCCGCATTTGCAGATTGTGTATGAGTTCCTTCTGAGGTTTGTTGCATCTCCTGAGATGGATGCTAAATTGGCTAAGAGATACATTGATCACTCTTTTGTTCTTAAATTGTTGAATCTCTTCGATTCTGAGGATCCCAGAGAGAGGGAATATCTTAAAATGATTCTACATCGCATCTATGGAAAGTTTATGGTGCATCGTCTGTATATAAGGAAGGCAATAAACAACATCTTCTTCCACTTCATTTTTGAAACGGAGAAGTTCAATGGAATTGTGGAGCTTTTGGAATTTTTGGGCAGTGTAATCAGTGGATTTGCTACTCCACTGAAAGAAGAACACAAGTTGTTCCTTGTTCGGGCACTGATGCCTCTTCATAAACCTAAATGCTTGCCAACGTACCATCAGCAATTATCATACTGCATCACACAGTGCGTGGAGAAAGACTGCAAGCTTGCAGATACTGTTATAAGGGGTTTGTTGAAGTACTGGCCAATCACCAATAGCTCTAAAGAAGTCCTATTTCTAAGTAAGCTGGAGGAAATCTTAGAAGCTACTCAACCAGCAGAATTTCAAAGATGTATGGTACCCCTGTTCCGTCAAATTGCTCTTTGCTTGAGCAGTTCGCACTTTCAG GTGGCAGAGAGGGCATTGTACTTATGGAACAATGATCACATTGAGCACTTGATCAGACAAAACCACAAAGTTATACTGCCGATTATCTTCCCAGCTGTGGGAAAAAATGGTCGTGACCACTGGAATCAGGTGGTCCAGAACTTGACACTTAATGTCTGTAAGATATTCTCGGCTGTTGATCCCGAGCTATTTGAGGAGTGCTTGCACCAGTTCCAGGAGGATGAACGAAAAGAGGAGGATATAAAAGCAAGGAATGCGGCTACATGGAAGCACTTGGAAGAGATTGCTGCAACAAAAAGCTGCTAG
- the LOC119991252 gene encoding small heat shock protein, chloroplastic-like, with product MPQVLSNLGVSCPLYSTRISKSCNPVGGNFQQFVLKNGRQFGFSNRRSIKAMAESRENLDHLQRPSKHQQSQPRRRPASIGLWDRFPTARTVQQMMETMERVMEDPFEYSGGWPSPLPSEGGGYSRGRTPWEIKEGEGEYKLRFDMPGMTKEDVKVWVEEKMLVVKAEKVPKKENNGGEKGEGEKEEDWSAKSYGRYSSRIALPENIHFEKIKAEVKAGVLYITIPKAVTSGKFLDINVH from the exons ATGCCTCAAGTTCTGTCTAATTTGGGCGTCTCTTGCCCCCTGTACTCGACGAGGATTAGCAAATCGTGCAATCCCGTCGGCGGAAACTTTCAACAGTTTGTATTGAAGAATGGCAGACAGTTTGGGTTTAGCAACAGAAGAAGTATCAAGGCTATGGCAGAGAGTAGAGAAAACCTTGACCACTTACAGAGACCCAGCAAGCACCAGCAATCCCAGCCCAGGAGAAGACCCGCTTCAATTG GATTGTGGGACAGGTTTCCAACAGCAAGGACAGTACAACAGATGATGGAGACAATGGAGAGGGTGATGGAGGATCCATTCGAGTACTCAGGCGGGTGGCCGTCGCCGTTACCAAGTGAGGGAGGTGGGTATAGTAGAGGGAGGACACCATGGGAGATAAAAGAAGGGGAGGGTGAGTACAAACTGAGGTTTGACATGCCTGGGATGACCAAGGAGGATGTGAAGGTGTGGGTGGAGGAGAAGATGCTGGTTGTTAAGGCTGAGAAGGTTCCCAAGAAGGAGAATAATGGTGGAGAAAAGGGcgaaggagagaaggaggagGACTGGTCTGCTAAGAGCTATGGAAGGTACAGTAGTAGAATTGCTTTGCCTGAAAATATCCACTTTGAGAAGATCAAAGCTGAGGTTAAAGCTGGAGTCTTGTATATTACTATCCCTAAAGCTGTTACCTCTGGCAAGTTTCTGGACATCAATGTCCATTGA